The genomic segment TGgaaactaaaaaatttcaagttcacATTTTTAACCagccaataaaatttaaacagcTCAAAGTTGTATATTTGTTTAactgaagttaaaaaaattcaaattttctgttttaattaatcaaacgaactaaggatcaaatttgGAGTTCTAATTAACCAAATTAACTAAAAGTACGAATgttgcattttttaattaaccaaAACAACTAAAGAgctcaattttttgtttttaaatagccAAAAGAACTAAAGAGCTCgaatttgcttcttcttcttctttttttttaattaattaaccaaaagaataaaaaatcacttaaacTTGCTTTAATTAACCAAAGACCCAAGGAgcaaaaaattgcatttttaactAATCAAAGAACCAAAAGGCTTACTATCTTCACTTACTATCTCTAATCAatcaaaaaacttcaaaatgcCCAACCTTGCAAATCCCCTCCCCTCCCATCCTATCGCACTCCTACTTGAAGAAACTCAAGGGCTTTAAGAgttcaaatcaatcaaaacagAAACTAACAGGTGATGTTCAAATTTACATTTTTAATCAACCAAAAGAACTAATGAGCTCAAATTCACATTACTAATCAAACAAATGACCTAAGGATCTcaaattttgagaattttcaaTGACCAAATCCCTTGAATGCTCAAATTTCGCATTTTTAACTAACCAACAAGAAGGATCACAaatttttgcaatttgttttaaaaaaattaaccaaagtCCTACAAGGTCAAAAATTTGCATTTCTTTTCATCAACCAAAGACACCTAAAAGAGCTCAAATTtgcatttttaattaacaaaaggaaCTAAATTGCTCAAATTTTGTCAATCTAATTAACCAGATAATAGCTAGACAGCTCAGATTTTACATTTTCAACTCCAATCAATCAATCGAAAAAGCAAATAGAAAACTCATTAAAATCTGCAATTAAAGTTAATTAAGCTCAAGtctaaattttttgttaatcaattaattaacgAAACTGTGCTGTAGACCTGTGACCAGTAAGGTGATGCATGATCTGTACTTCACGGAGAACATCTTCAATATCATCACGATTAATGAGCTTCCGTTTAGCAATTGACTTGCAAGCGAAGTGCTGTTCAGTCTCCTTGTGAGTCACTAAGTACGTGACTCCAAACTGGCCGCGACCTACCTCGCGACCAAATGTGTATGTATTTCTTACATCCTCCATCGGCCGCCCGAGGACTCTGCCGACTGCGGGCGAGGAGTGGTGGAGGAATTGAGATCGCGGTGGTGGAGAGGCATTTGGAGGAAGGACTTTGATGCCACCATTAGAAGGAGGAGGGTTGCGGTGGTTGGTGGTGGCGGTGGAGGAAGAGGAGGCAAGGCTGTTGCAGTTTCCCATTTTGGGGAGGGGTATTTTGGTCAAATGATAGTCAATGCAAGAAAGAGGAGTTAAGACGGGGCGATTTGAGAGGAGTCTTGTCTTGTTGAGGGTGTGGGAGAGGTATTGAATTACTGAAATGGGCTTGCTGGGATGGTTTATTGTGTGACAAGTGTATGGTAAATCGTATGTGGTTTCAGCTGGCCATCCAGTTGAAAGCTTACATTTGGAAACAATTATATGATTCACATTGTGAATTCCAAAACATGAGTatttaatgtaattaattaaattaatgaccTAAATTAGCTattcttgattttaattaattagagaatTTTTTCTAATTGGCGGAATTATACAATGCAAATATAGTacctggataaaaaaaaattttaacatgaaaaaacgtAGGTGTTACTAAATAATTGGTTTGTGATATGTTATCGTgggatcattttttaaatataaaaaatatataagtatttttaacttgttttatagtaataaatattgttttaattatgaagttaaaatttgatacatatgatttgttatttttaattaaaaattaagttgagaaacagatatataattttatttgtgaggagcactttattttttatttaattatatactaatgatattttttataagaataataataatttaaaattcatcaaaacaaactaatttactagtataattcatctatatttttaattctagcaaaaacaatataattttttgttttaagtgactcattttataaaaattaaaaacaataataagacACACTcaaagaaatttgaatgattaaaaataatgataaaaaatacttcTCAAATTGAAACCTTTGTCTAATTATTGagctcattttattttaaatacaggACAAAATATACaggtaaaaataaacaataacattatttgaaaatcaagcaaaaatcaatgatattttatcaaataatattcttaaaatatttttaatttatttattttaatgtattgcaattaaaattgaagaacTGTCTGGCAAAACATTCCAaacatattcttaattaatctatttaaattaatttaaatttaaataaagaaaaacaaatgctaGGTGGATGAGCCTACCAAAAGTGCTATCTATCTAAAATAGTCTAGGCGTGTGGGTATGTTAGTATAGACCCATTCCCCTAGCATTCgtaacttttttctttgttttatccaTCCACCTATattgtttttccaaaaaaaaaaaatatcagccGACGCAATATCACAtactatacttaaaaaaaaaattaatttattaacctaaaaaatattacaaaaacataaaatcaaacatcataaaaagTTGCTTCTctatctcaatttaatttttacacaatattaaaatttaaactaattattattaaatatttttcattgaataaAGCTcgttaataacaaaattaatttttttagtgatcatataaaaagaaaattaataacgTTTTTTATTTATCCTCACTAGAATCCAtcagctttgttttttttttaaactcaaaaattaaaaaattaaaaaattaaaaaataaatttttacatcaaaattaaattcacaaTAATTATAGGAAttttaaaggaaagaaaaaaaatatgaggactAAAATAATCTTTCCCTCCAAATTTTAGATTGGACATGATATTTCGTAGTGTTTTACACTTTGatgtctttttattaattttattaatcttaACAAATTTGGACTGATCTCGGACTACAGTGAAAGatccaatttaataatttttgacatGTTGTCAATTTTGTTATCGTAGAttgcaattgaaaaaagaaaattgagggTAAAAAATAGCGGGTGGAAATATTTAGTAATAGTAATACTACAAAATAGACGTGAAAACTAGTTTATTTAAGAGTCTCTATaagctataaaaagaaaaagttgcGTCTGCCGGGAGTCGAACCCGGGTCTATTGCTTGGAAGGCAATTATCCTAACCGTTGGACTACAAACGCCTTTCGCTAATAAAGAGGTTTAATATATTATTCCTTCTAGTAATTTGTCTCATGTAGATAAACTGTTGATAGCAAAACTCAAGGCATGACTTTGGAATATGCAGTCCGTAGCTCCTCAGAAATTCACGTTTTTAGTTTCTAATTTTCACTGTCTTTATAATTTGATTCTTGCCTAGAAACTCAGTCATTCCTTCATGGTTACTACATTTCAAAATACCAATTTAATTggcaagtgtgtgtgtgtgtgtgtgtgtgtgtgtgtaacaaGGCATGTCCATGGTCTGGTTTGTCGATGTCCTAAAACAGCTAAAAACCGGAcctattctttccttttctggTTCCCATTTGCAAAGGAGTTTGAAATTAATGTTAGACACTTGATAGCCCAATTGAAATCAGACAAATGTTATAGAATCTCAGAAATAAATTCACATGTTCTAATATCCTTTATGATTGTGGTGAAGAGAATTCAAGGAGGTGGTCCATTTGCATCTCCACAGGTCCTTGTAATTTTTTGGGATCATGGAATAGTATTGGTTTCTTGCTAGTTAGCTTTCAATCACTTAGGCATCCAATTCCATATATAATTTGTTGGgtatggctatatatatatgtgtgtgtgtgtgtgtgtgtgtgtctgtgtatatatgtatgtgtgtgtgtgtgtgtgtgtgtgtgtgtgtgtgtgtatacacgtatgtatatgtgtgtgtatacatatatatatgtatgtatatgtgtgtgtgtgtatgtgtgtgtgtgtatatatatgtatatgtatatgtgtgtatgtgtatatatatatgtatgtatgtatgtatgtatgtatatatatatatgtatgtatatgtgtgtgtgtgtgtgtgtgtagttgAGAGTTAGGTTCTTGCACAACATGACCACACACACATGTTAGTACCAGAAAGTTTTCGGATTCCTATCAAATGTTTCTGTTTCAATGCTTAAAAGGTCAAAAAGTTAAAAGTAAAGAAGCcatgaaagaaataaaacaaatatatgccACTTTAACAGCAGAAGGTATAAAGGGTATAGCAGTGAATTTCAATGGGATGTTATTATTTTAGTAGCGGTATTACTATCCAGCACTGGCAGATAATATGAAAGCAATCTTGGTTTTTATTCCTGCAGAATAATGTATGTTGAATTGTCTTTTTAAATTCCTTAACCATAATACACTTCTTGTCAATATTGTCTAGCAATGATCATAATTTTCAACCTCAAATGAACACATCAAACTAAAGATACGAAGCACTAGAGATTACTCATGGAACTCCGACTGAGTGTGATGACAATGCGAATTTCTTTTCGATGGTTTAGTTGTTAAAAAATTGGAGCCTCACATAAGCACATGAATTGAAAGATACGAGGCATCTGTGTTTGCTGTGTATGTATCTAGGAAATGAAGTGAGAGATGAAGATACAAAGAGAATTGAATGAGACAGATGACTATAGATATACTCAATGTAGGTGATGGTGATCAATTGAGAGGTTAAGATGCATGCAGGAGATTGTAACAACGGAACAAATTCTTGTGGCAGACAGAGTGTTTTATAGGCCGATCCTGACAAGATTTCCATGTAGAACATCCATGTTCTCCGAAATGGAGAATGTACACGGGGAGATGGAGAGAGTGAGAGAAAGATTTACATTAGTGAACTCAGATTTTCAATGAGTAGGAAACAGCAAGATATTAGCTAGAGTTGTTTTTGCTGAAAGGATATAAAGTCACCAGTAGCTAGCCATTTAAAGCTGTAGGTTCTATCAACTATTAACCCCATATAAGAGCAAACATTCTGAAAATCGTGCAGGGCCTTCACATTGCTCGAGAAACTTGAGGAAGAAAATCGAGAAATACTAATCGGACCTCTATTATCATCTGTTGCATGTATAGATTCTTGTCACCATATGCAATCTCAATCTGTTAAGAGACAATAGAAGCCAATAAATCCTTATGGTGGCAGAATCGAGATTATTCTTCCAACATTTTTACCTATCTTGTATGCTATGCATCATCCACTGTGTGCTAATGAAATGCATTTGGGCATCCCACAAGAGTTTCTGGAAAAGGCTTATCAGATGGATAATGAATTGCTAGTATATATTATTCAGGACTCAAACAACCGAGTGAGGGCGGATTCTGCTAGCTAGATAATCATTGagttaaaaacattttcttgttCAGTTGCATTACtcttggtcaaaaggttctcagAACTTGTAATCTTCACAGTATTCTTCTCACTGATTTTCTCAAGAccagaaaacaaatcaattttcttaaCTTTATCCCTGGAATATATTCCTCGGCCTGAAATTATGTTCTCATAGTTAAAGTCTTGGGCAAATTGTTCCTAAAGAATAGCAAAGCCTGGTATCGATGGTTAGAATTGTTTTCAGCTAAGCTAAGAATTTATAAGGATGTCAAGAGggaaaaagtagaaaaaagtgCAGAGGTTTTTGTTACCCATTCATTTGTTCCTCACTGCGATGTAGGGTGAATATCGGTTGGCAAGCCATCAACAATCCAGAGCAATGAAAATTCAAAGAATCTATTCGTCTTTCATTTCCAAAATTAATACCTTTAATACTTCAATAAGGATAgtgatagaagaagaagaagaatagcaTAAACCACTAAATTCCTGACCTAATAAACTTATACCTTAGGAATTATTTTTAGAGCAAAGGAAGAAGATAACATGTTTACAGAAGAATGCTGAGAAAGAGGAACTGAAATTGAACAACTTGtacattgaaaacaaatattggAGCCTAGCTGTCTTTGTCAAGGGAATATTTCCACATGAAGAAAGTAAAAAGGCATCTCCACATAAGGAGTTCCAGCAGCTTGCTCTAACCTCTCTATCGAGTTGCTTTTATGGTAACTTCAAGGAGCCTCTAACAAATTGATGAGAATTGCAGTAACCAAATGACCAGAAATTATCACCTAACAAATTCCGGtgccctttttatttttctactattttttttttagccttcTTGATGATTTGCTGATTTCCGTTTGTGGCAGAGCCATATGCTAATCTTTTGTGTATCATTTATACAAATACTGATCTGAGTGGTTCAGGTTTTAACAATCCTACTAGTTTTGGCTGATGGACTGGATTGATAACCGTGAAGAGCGATTCACAAGAAGTGCACATGTTCCTATCAGTAGAAAGTTCGAAAATTTTCCACATATGctgaaaaaagtaaattaatattaatgaaaaaacaagccagataacaaaataaataataataataataataataataataataatatggcaTGATGCAAAATGTGTATATATTTGGATGCCAAATACATGAAGACACAGTTTTATGCTCTGTATAACATAATAAATCTTTGGCTGGTCTTTTTCTATATTACAGTCACTGTTGCCGTCACCATTACCGATCTACTCTGTTACCATCACCACGTCAAAATCTTCCACGGTGAGATATTATGAAAGAGAAAATGTGCGTGGCGACTGAAATTGCATGACCATGCAGTTCTTAGATTCTAATTCCTCATCCATGCAGCATTATTGAGGTTAAGCATCTTTATCCTAagttttcatcttctcttctatTATTGCTgtattattctttttctttatatatcatATCATGACTAGACATACTTTCTTCCCTAGTTGCACCCCGACTTAGCTTGCATCCCCCGACTCTTTAAATTGCTCTCTCCTTCTCATGAACATCCCACATCTAGCAACATCAAGTCCTGCAATTCTTATGAGCTCGTCATTCTCATCCGAACCCTACTTTGCTTCAAACTTTTCACTTAGTTTCAAgtctttttcttggaaaatatAACAGCAACTGATCAAGTTAACAATACGGAAAATTCAAAGCAAACCAGGCCGAAAGACTTGGAAGAGTTTATAATTGATTGGAGAATGAATGGCAAAAAGGGCAGCTTCGAGATCAACATTCCACCAGAGGCTACCAAATCGAAGCTGCCTGGTACCAGCAAAGAAGGCAGCACTGGAGCATTTTCCTCCTGTAAGGCATGGATTTGGAGTGTATGGGAATTTGCCAAAGAAGATAGCAACAGAGTTAAATTCGCTTTAAAAGTTGGCCTAGCTGTTCTTCTAGTGTCCTTGCTTATACTATTCCGAGCACCTTATGATATATTCGGCACCAATATCATCTGGTCCATTCTCACTGTGGCTATCATGTTCGAATACACAGTTGGTAAGTATATGATTCCAATTATCTGCAGACACATGtttatgggtttttgtttttttgcatgcTCATATGTCAATTAATGAAAAGCCATTGTTTGCGTGCTATAccgaaaagattaaaaaaaatgagttgcaaaaatttaaaagaaagttaCCTTAACAGCTGCAAGCTTTATGGCTGTTGTTTTCTCAAGGTGCAACTTTTAATCGAGGATTCAACCGAGCTCTTGGAAGCTTGCTTGCAGGAGTATTGGCTATTGCGGTTGCTCAGTTAGCTATACAGTCGGGCCGGGTTGCCGAGCCTATTATAATTGGCATTAGCATCTTTCTGATTGGTATAGCttctaaatttttgaaatgcTAGGAACAAGAGAATGAGATTAAATTAGTATATGCTAAATAACTTTCATATGCAATATTATTTGCAGGGTCTATTACATCATTCATGAAATTATGGCCATCACTCGTGCCATATGAATATGGGTTCAGGGTCATACTCTTTACCTACTGCTTGATCATAGTATCTGGTTATCGGATGGGGAATCCAATAACAACAGCAATGGACCGACTGTACTCTATTGCCATTGGAGGGTTCGTAGCAGTCCTAGtgaatgtgtttgtttttcctaTATGGGCCGGGGAGCAGTTGCACAAGGAACTTGTCAACAGCTTTAACTCGGTAGCCGACTCTCTCGAAGGTAAGACAATCGGTCAGGTTTCATTTTTAGCGTATGGATATATTATCTAATTACCACCAACACATTAGTTTATATATTAAGAGGAACAAATAATAGATAGGAACTAATGCCAGTACTCTTTTTCGGAATTCTAGAATGCGTGAAGAAATATTTAGAAGACGAAGGGCTAGATCATCCAGAGTTCTCCAAGACTGTGATGGATGAATTTCCAGATGAGCCAAATTACAGGAGATGCAAAAGTACCCTAAACTCCTCTGCAAAACTTGAATCCTTGGTAAATATGTGTTAACACGTTTGCTGTCAAGGCTAGCTTATTTTGAATTGCAAATATTAACAATGATCATTGTTTCTGCTGGCTTCGTTTGAAAGGCCAACTCGGCGAAATGGGAGCCACCGCATGGCAAGTTTCGACACTTCTTCTATCCATGGTCAGAGTATGTTAAAGTTGGGGCAGTTCTACGATATTGTGCTTATGAGGTCATGGCACTTCATGGTGTTTTACACTCTGAGATTCAGGTATTTTCCTTTCACTTTTCTCTGATTTTATCTATGCGTGTGCATCCAGTGTGCAACTTCAATGTTGCTTATTAAGGTGTGCATAAATTATCAGACGGGATATTCATATTCTTCTTTAGCAGAATCAGATGCTAACTGTGTACAAATATGCCTGCAACCAACAAAGCCTACCTTAGCTAGATTTCTCTAAGACAAAAGAACACTTGGAAAGGCAAATCGGACTCGAACCAAATTATACGAAGTATTTGTTCTTTCGATTGGCTTCCATTAAGGGGATGGCATAAGAATATTGACTCGCTGAGAGATAACACACAAATGATAAATCTCCATTTATTCTTTGTTCTTTGTCTCATATCAATTGAATTGTTCCCATAATAACAAGTATACGAAGATTCCCGtgacttgattaattaatggtAGTTCAATCCACAGTAAGCATGACCTATGTCTTCGTATTATATACTGGATCGATCCACATTTATAGGAATACTATTTAAGAAACATCATGCATAGGTGGGAGCTCCCAAAATATCTCAGAATTGGGAAATCTGTAACCAAAATACTAATAATACAAGTGAAAAGGCACAACTAAAgaacaatttttaataaaacaatgtgGTTACAATAGAAACTATGTATTCATCTATATATgcgtacaaaaaaaaaaaaaaatttgttagtCCACTGGTTATAAGGCTGATCCATGGCAAAGCCAGGTTGCAAGATAACTCGGATTTTCAGATTCAATGGGAAACTTCATACTTGGTAAGCTTCAACCCGCAGAAGTTCTTTTCTCCACCTTTCTTTCGCTAAGCCAACTGACCAACTAGATATAGTCGTAGAACCCGTAGATGGTTTCAGAAACAGGAGTCAACATAAATCTGATAGAGTgaaaacttaataaaatataactacTTTCTGATTGTATATCGCaaacattattaattttgaagttaTTTTCTATCTGTAGGCACCTCACAACCTCCGGTTCACATTCTACTCAGAGATTCAGGAAGCAGCAACACATGCTGCAGAGCTCGTTAGGAGCTTGGGAAAAGACATTAGTAACATGAAGCGAAGCCCAAAAACCTCACTACTAAAGAAGGTTCATAGCTCAACGGAGCGCCTGCAACGAGCCATAGACATGCACTCTTATCTCCTCGCATCTAATTTTGATCCTCCTGACAACTCTTCCAAACCACTTACCAAGCTCCCCGTCACATTTTCAACCACCCAGTACGACCTCTCGAATCCATTAACCGAGTTTGACAGTAACAGTACAgaaaataacttgagtcaaaTAAACCAAAACGTGCCTTCAGGGACTCCTCCACAACAGACAGAGTCCTACCATGAGATGATGAGGAAACAGTCAAGAAGACTCCATTCATGGCCATCAAGGGAAGTGGATGcttttgaagaagaaggaggtcTCGGTATGGACTTTCTGCCAAGAATGAAAGCATTGGAGAGCACTGCAGCATTGTCACTTGCCAATTTTACTTCCTTACTCATTGAGTTTGTTGCCAGGCTCGATCACTTGGTTGAAGCAGTTGATGTGCTTTCAAAGATGGCCAAATTCAATCATGAGGGTGTATAGCTGGAAAATATACAGATTTCGATACATTCCTAATGTGCAAGTTATActaccaaaaagaaaattataaattagaggGTGAAAAATATTATAGGCTCTAATAGGTGTTGTAACTTGTAATCACCTGAgataacaataagaaaaaagttttaagttttttcatttcttgtttcAGCTTATAAGAATCTAAAGCATGAATAGCAGCATTACTTGTGGTTTTACAACAGAAAACGAAAGAGGGGTTTTGGGTTGATGTCGATGAGATCGTGAAAAAaacttcacataaaaaaataattttcttagctAGCGAAACTAACTGGGTTGACAagcaaggaaaaaatatatagcagGAGAAAAAATGAGGTGAGGTGAGGGATCAGTGCATATTTGGCATGGTTTCCTAGGGATTTGCCTAGCTTTCATGGCATTTGCCTAGCtttttggttggttttttttttttttggctagaAATTACTATGTGGTTGTATTATGGTGATCTTCTGGCCTTTTTTCTTGCTTTGCTTGCATGAGTGTATTTATTCATCATGTCTTGGAATTTCTTCGTGTAGAAGATATTGTATTATTAGTAAGGAAATTGGTTTGATTGGTAATGACGGCTCTTGGTTGATGTGCTGTGCATTGTTGTGCAATGCAGGCTATTAACAAAAAATGTTGGTGATGATATGTGATTATTGTCTAAAAAATAGGTACTTGGTCTATATAAAAAGT from the Populus nigra chromosome 1, ddPopNigr1.1, whole genome shotgun sequence genome contains:
- the LOC133699675 gene encoding aluminum-activated malate transporter 9-like, which translates into the protein MNGKKGSFEINIPPEATKSKLPGTSKEGSTGAFSSCKAWIWSVWEFAKEDSNRVKFALKVGLAVLLVSLLILFRAPYDIFGTNIIWSILTVAIMFEYTVGATFNRGFNRALGSLLAGVLAIAVAQLAIQSGRVAEPIIIGISIFLIGSITSFMKLWPSLVPYEYGFRVILFTYCLIIVSGYRMGNPITTAMDRLYSIAIGGFVAVLVNVFVFPIWAGEQLHKELVNSFNSVADSLEECVKKYLEDEGLDHPEFSKTVMDEFPDEPNYRRCKSTLNSSAKLESLANSAKWEPPHGKFRHFFYPWSEYVKVGAVLRYCAYEVMALHGVLHSEIQAPHNLRFTFYSEIQEAATHAAELVRSLGKDISNMKRSPKTSLLKKVHSSTERLQRAIDMHSYLLASNFDPPDNSSKPLTKLPVTFSTTQYDLSNPLTEFDSNSTENNLSQINQNVPSGTPPQQTESYHEMMRKQSRRLHSWPSREVDAFEEEGGLGMDFLPRMKALESTAALSLANFTSLLIEFVARLDHLVEAVDVLSKMAKFNHEGV